The following nucleotide sequence is from Pagrus major chromosome 16, Pma_NU_1.0.
GCTCTCAAATTCAAACACTTTCAAGGACCTCCAGAAAACCTCATTATGTCATTGTAAATCAAATATATAAGACATGTGAGGATACCATCCTGGActcaaaatgacagaaaagattTACTactattatcaaaatagttaaaaaataatagGTTAATGGTTTCAGCTCCAACGGGAACACACTGTTTAACTGGTAAAAAAGCTGATCTGATGTTACttgtgctttgtgttttaaacCTTAAACTATGCTCAACTGGTCATTACATTATGAATTACTTCATTATTTAACCGTGACGAACTTACAAGTCTCATCAGAATACGATCATTTGCAATTCAACGCAGACGGGAACAACACAGCTCTGTTTAACTCGACTGTGTGGTCCCTTTTCACTCGGATCATTGACATGGCACAAAACAAGGTCAAACCTCCCACACCCCTCCTACAGAAGTCACGCTCCCACTGACCTTATTCAGCTCCAAAACTTTCTGCTCATTTAACCACAGACATTATCTGAAAGAGAATCATTTTCACTTGTGTGCCATTTCGAAACTCGCTGCTGTGTTTACTGGATTTGGTACAACTCAAGGCAATCTCCTCCTTATGGCTACCATTCTCTAAATAGTTACAATATTTGCTTGTGTCAGACAACCGAGTTCATTCAGCGAATCAACAACAAGACAATGGCCACATTTCACTCTGCCACAAGATTATCAGCACAATGAAATACACTGTTAAGGCTTTCAAAGCATTCTTCACGTTCTGAATGAACTAGTTACGAAACCCACAGCTGAGCTTCATACGCTGTGTACGTGTGGGTATAAGCCTCACTGTGTTTTGGTGTCACAATGTTCACAGTGGAGTACGTTGAGTCATGTTGTTAAATCATTGAGCCCATTGTAAAAGACCACTCAGTCAGCGAGACGTGTGCCTAGCAGATGAATATTTTCCAAATGGGAGAAAAGGGCAAATTAGAAAAACATtaactctttctcttttttcttttttccaccaaCAGGAGCAGATTCTGCCTGTCAGTCTGCACGGAGGGGTTTAAACGGCTCTTTCCAAATCTTGTGCCAGCGGAGGGCAATGTTCAATGTAAGAACCCACTGGAAATAATGATGTGGTGGGTCTGCAGGGACGGAGGCTGGAAGTTTTCTGGTAGGAGTGAAAGACACTGGGGTTGATAGAAAGTGCAAACAGAGAAGCAACATGAAGTATGAGTGACCGGGACTTTGGGATACCAGGATGGGTATTTTTCACTCCATCCTGACATATCATGGACCAATCTGCCTACTATGTACTCAGttaatcaaataaagaaaactgGGCTGAaactaacaaatattttcaactgtttatcatcaattaatctgcagattactTGCTTGAACAATCAACTTGTGcgtaaaacatctgaaaaaaaaaaaaaaaatgctcattacaatGGTGTTCTGCCTGAtcagcagtccaaaaccaaaagatattgAGTTCAAACAATCACATCCGAGAAGCTGAATCcatcatttttatatatatttgcttcaaaaatgtgatgtgattaaCGATGAATCGATCATCAGAATTGTTGCAGTTCACTTTCCTGTTGATCTACTTAACTAATTATCGCAGCTCtaacagaaaataatcattagctgcagccctggctgtgtgtgtgacatgtattgactgacacacaaaaaaacacacaaacaactacaAGATATGTTGTAAATGAACACATTTCGCTTTGATAAAGCGATCAGTTAACTCCTTTTTAAGCTAAATATTCCACCTTTTGTTGTGACATATTTCATTTGGACCTCAAGTCACATGTAGCAGCTTACGTGCCAATATGTCTGTTGAACAGTATGGTTAGAGAGGGCCTGAGGGGGAAGTGATCATGCTCCACGAACCAGAATATGTAACTCCTTTTCTCATTCACATCTGACACTGCATCACGCACTCCAGCTGTGTAGCCATTCATGGAATAATGACAGGCTGgatacacacacagcttcaggGTGCTGAGTGCATATTTGCAGACCATCACACAACAACTACTGGCCAACTTACTGCACATGGATCAGACtgaggctacacacacacacacacacacacacacacacacacacacacacacacacacttcacatacCATCCCCGGTGTTTGCCCACAAGATGGATGGCTGCACCTCCAGACACATCAGATAACCCGATTAGGACAGCTTTAACTGGATATTTAACAGCGTGGCAATGCAATTATCTCAAAGCATATGACAGTTATTTTTTCGGGTCGGTGGAGGGGAGAATCAATAGGAGGCTGTCTGCAGGCCATTGTGGCGTTTATCATATGCGTGCCCGGCCTCAGTGGTCAGCTCAGCTCTGCAGCGCATCCATCCCTGCTGCTGCAACACAAGGAGAGGAGCCCCCTCTCCACAATCAGAGCGCTGCAAAACATcacccaccaccaccgccagcctctgtctccctctcctgccCCCTTCTGAGGGCAAAGTTGGCTTTTAAACACACGCAACGCAACATCTGCCGACTGACACGAGCGGATACAACGAGCCACAATGTGGTATTTatcttctctgctctctctctctctctctctctctcccgaaATGAATTCATCTCCACACAAGCGCAAAAATAGGGGACAAGGCGGGTGCACCGATTGGAATTCAACACGGGAGGAGGACTAAAAAAAAAGCGTGCTTACCGCAGAAAAAGCCAGATTAATCCATCGGAGTTTCCAGAGGGACTTTTCGGGGATATTTTTCTACTCTCTGTGAGTGTTTTTCCTTCGCATTGACGCGGAATAGCGGTGGGATACCCGTCCCTGCCGATCCAGGAGCTCCTGTCGCCGCCGTGCGTACAGATGATGACGATGGCGGCCAGTGTCAAGTTCACAGCAAACCACACATGCAGCTCCTGCTCGGTCCCGCCAAAATAAAGCTGTTGTTTTTCCCAATGAGACCGAGCAAGTCATTTCGAGGCGAAAGAGGAAAACGAATCTAATGTTTTTAACCTgtgtttaaaattaaaatcCCACTAATTCTGTCAAAGTAAGACTGCTTAGCACCCTCTATATGTGATTTCTAAATGACCAACTtccgtgcttttattttgacctgCAAACGCTGGTGTGCCTTCCGGTTCGTCTGTGTGCGTCTTGACGCAGCTGTGATTGCGTGCAGCTGATGCGGATCCACGCCGACCACGAGCTGTGATTGACACCGCTCCCCTCCAATAGCAGTTAACTAATTATAATAGGACACGCCCCCCCTCCTCGTCTGTGGAGAGACTGGAAAACAGGGCAAGGTTGGTAAATTATCTGTTTTCGTTAAAGGCGCTCAGAGCTCTCCTCACATTCTCAATTTTAAgtcttaaaatatgaataagAAAGTCAGAGTCTCACACAGAGAAGGATTCATTAGGGTTAACAAGTAGAGCTTTATAAATCTTTTAGTCTGATTTCTGTTTCATCCCATTGTATGCAACAATTTCCCCTGGTTGAACAaatactgttgtgttttgtgaaatgttgtatATCGAGAAAAGCATTTGTgctttgaccctcagggccaccgtaatGAAGCCCTAAAGATCAATAGGCAtaaagtgttgttgtgttttgtgaaatgttgtgttttgtgagaagtatttgtgttttgaccctcagggccaccgtaaaTGAAGCCCTAAAGATCAATAGAACTCTTAACAGCTTCTTATTTCTGGTAATGTTCAGGTGCTGTCACATGAAGCTTGCAAAGCAACAGAAACTGAGAAATAATGTCTCCTTTTGTATGAATGAAAACATCAGCAACGCTCGGACACTCAGAGGGAGTATTGGTCGCAAAATGCAACATGTATTCCATTCATTAGGGCAAACAATCCTACTCAGattagaaaatgtcattttttgatAATTTACAAGGATTTACAGAGATTTAAACCTGCTCAGGAATGTAATTATGAATCACAatgctgacctctgacctgcacTGACGCAGTAGTCCTCGAGTGTTGCAGCTGTTTGAATGCCAGACGTGCACTCCAAGTTTATACGGTTGACTGAATAAGCGACTTAAGGACGAGAAAGCGACAACACACGGACAAGTCAAGTTTGTGTTCCGTGCTTTGACATGTGAGCGGGACGGATCGAGAATCAAACTAACAACCCTACAATAAATTGTCATCCTGCTCTGCAACCAGCGATAAGACTCCagttaacaattattttcattatcaaatgTACTCTCTGAGTAATCAATTCATTTTTGTCaataaactgtcagaaaatagtgaaaatgtcCATTaaattgtcaaaatgttttgttttgtccgaccaacagttgaaaacacaaagatattccaTTATACAATGATTTAAAGCTGTAAATCTGAATATCAGACAAGCTTTAAACTGATATACTGGCAGCAGATCATTAGACAGACTAGACTGCAGCGGCCACTCTCGTCTGTGGTTTGAGATCAATGCTTATATATTAGTAAATGCACCAAAATCCATCCACGATTAAAGTGTTAAATTTTACATGATTTAAAGATTGCCTTTTTATagtgttgaggcagctgtgtgCAGTAGTTGTGCACACACTCCTGCTGATGTCTTCCTGACAGGTGAAGTCTTTATGTCTAAATGTCTGGCTGGCATGGTGTTGTTGAAAACACTTCATGGCCTGCTGGCTTTGTCCTCTGGTTTACATATTCATGGCAGCTCAACATAATAATTGCAGCTTTGCATGTAATCAGAATATCACAACAATGAGCGTGGCCTAGTTAGCCTGATGAAGGGAGGGTGGCTGAAAGAAGTCACCCTAATCCTCAAACTGTTGTCTGGGCTGCTTAGTTTTTGAACTCACTCTCACCCTACTTCTCCACAATAACCAGGAGTCACGATCGCCGAAGTGCTCGACGTGCAGCCTCTTCCTCGGAGCCATTTTGGACCGGTTACCATGGAGATGTGGGTCATGGAAAGCGAGAGGAGACGTGTGGCTGGTGGTGGAGTCAGAGCACTGCAGGCTGCTGGAGCAGGAGGGCCATAAACTCTCATTATATCTGGGTCACTGGGATGCTCCAGCTGCAACGAGCAGACAAGACGCTATTATGCAAGAAGAGGGATGAGGGAAGTTGTGGGCACAGGGGCTTATAGTTACAGGGGACGTCTGTTTACTGGGCGAGACATATGTTAGGAGGGTGCGTGATGATATAATATGAGAACAGCTGAGCGGAGCTTTCTCTGCTCAGCTGTCCAGaacatgctgttgttttgtcacTTAAATGTCCATCTACAGGTTTTGATAAACACCTTCCCTGGCCTTATTTGTTGCAGCTTTGtatatcaataaaaatgtttaaccTCTTTAaccctgatttttattttattttttcattaagcAAAACATCTAACCATTAAAAAGCTGGAGGCTCTATGGTATGACATAGAGACACtaagatttaatgttttatgtggTTTTCTTTTCCAGATGTCAGACTTTGAGATTTctgtataattaattaaataaataaataaagtttatttaagaGGGATGCTCTGTGTATAAACCTGGAGTCAGTGCCGGGTTGATCAGGTTAACTAGAAATTTGGTTATAAATATGAGCTATGCGCAATTTACAAATCATGCAATATTATTTAAAGAAAGGTAAGTAAAGTTAATTTGcttaacatgtaaaaaaaaaaacatgataaatagcaaaagaataaacaataaaagatataaaaacattgaaaatgtacaaacactAGACAGAAATAGGTGAGAAAAAGCGAGTTTGAATAATAGAGTGCGTTGTCGGCTATATTATTGCATTTAATGTTGTGTATTATTGTATATTGTACATTCATATAAAATGCAGTAAAGATGTAAGCTGCTAGTATGTTGTGTATTAGAGACAATTTGATTAAATATGTGCATTGTATGCTATATTATTGCATATCTGCAGACtattattatattcatattatatTCCATATCATTCCATATTGATATAATATGATGTATAATGATGCAGGCTCCATTGTTGCATACtgtgctgtttattattgtatattCACACAATATGCAATAATAACGGAGGCTATATTGTTGCATATGATATTCACATCATATCATTGTATGTCCATATAATTACAATAACATTTAATTGTAGCCTATAGCTTTTGTAGATGACACATGGTACACATATTTAGAGATGACTGGCCAAAACATTGACCTATTGTTATTATCTACATGCTATTTCTCTGTAATGTATTGTTTGATATTAAAACTAAGCTActtataaaacacattttggccATTTTGTCTTTAAACATGTCCTATACTGTGGTGAGGGGTGGTCATGGATCTCTGGGGTATTCCCTCCGTGAAGGGAGCGTCCAGCTCAGTGTGCGGGGCCTCATCGAGACGCCTGCTCAGCTGCAATTTCGgtcaaaaataaatcaagttaTTTCGCCCTAAATCAGACATATAAAAAACAAGTAGTTagccatgttgttgttgtctctaTTGTCCATGCCCCCCCGCCTCCTCCCCACTCCATGACCCCCCCACTCGTTGGGGATCGGGGACTTGTGATTGGTGGAGACGGGCCGGCTTTGTCGTCATAGCCCCAGTACCCATTCATCAGTGGACTTGGGCGTTGTACTCCGCATCTCATTTGCGGCGGGGCCAATTTCTCCATTTACAAACTCCGCTCGAGAAAAAATTGAAAGAATTCGCGTTTTTCTTTTGCGTCTTCGCCACATTTTTTTCCACCCCCAGCAACTTCTCGCACGTCCCTTTTTGCGGTCACTTCGGTCTCGGCCCTGATTCCTCGGCTTCGCTTGGAAAAGAAGGAGGTGTCGGCGCTTGACTTGAAATTTTTTTGGGGAGGAAGCTTGCGGTCTTTGTTCAATCATTTGATCGGTTGGGTTCCTTTGTTGCGCCAGAAGCATGGGAGCACAAATCTCCAAAACCGCTGGAAAAGAGGAAGCTGCGGTTGAAAAGCCGGCAGAAGGCGCAGCTGTTGCAGCAAAGACAAACGGACAGGTAAATAAGATTTTAATTATCCGAGTCTTAATTGCTGGAGCGGAATTTGTCTCGTTTTGGAAATGTGTTGCGTCAATGGCGTGCTCCATGTTCCCCGTAGCGCATCCCCACGCTCACCGGCTTTCAGGGAAAGTGGCCACATGTACCCATTTTCACCGGCGCGTGCATTGTTTcaattttgatgttttctgctgCCAAACGTTGCTCCAAATAACGGAGGCGTTATTGCAATGCTTCAAATTGACACATGCGCATATTTTAATTCATCTTTTTGAGGCTGCGCCCACTGAGCCCAATGTTTTAAATTCATCACGAAATTGTTCAAATGgcatttttggtttttctagcaaacattttctcagtcTCCCTTTGGCCGCAGCTTCACaaacagtgtttctttttttaattcgTTTGGCTGAAATGTGTGCAGCCGAGGGTTTGCGGCCGCTCTCACTGGTGGCATGGCCATTTTAAAAAACGCTACCACGCCTTTGTTGCCAGGTTCAAGAAAGGAGCCACGTTTTTATCCACACACAAAAGCCACAAAATCAACAGATTACACAAGGCACAGAGAGCTGGGTGACAGAaggatataaaattaaaatagcAAACGTTGGATGACTAAAGTGGTCATTAaaagaaaggggggaaaaaatccccaaattccTATGTTGCATCCACTGGCTCCACATTGAACGCCCCCTGGCGGGCCCCGGCGGTGCTGCAGTCTATCTGACAGCCTACTGCTGAAAGCCATAGATCTGTCGTCACTCTCATAGTAACAGATGTTGCTGCAGTTTTAGGTCTATTTTCCTATTGGTTGCCACTAGAGGTTGAATTTGATTAAATATCAAGGCGCGCCAGATTTTTGCAGGGGCTAGTCCCTGCACACGCATGTTCAAATGTAGGCCAGAGGAGATGCATGATTACAGGGAAATCAAGGGTCATTTTTCTGCATGTTCAAGAATGACATTTTTAGCTGATTCTTTCATTCCAGGAGAACGGCCATGCCAAGACCAATGGGGATGCCTCTCCAGCTGCAGAGGAGGCCAACAAAGCTGATGTCCAGGCCAACGGCAGCACTCCCACTGAGGAGGCTCCAAAAGAAGAAGGCGAGAAAGTAGAGGGTGCCGAGGCCAACGGCGAGAAGGAGCCTGCCACAAACGGAGAGGCCTCTGCCAAGCCGGAGGAAGGCACCCCATCCACCAGCGATGACGGCAAGCAGAAGAAAAAGCGCTTCTCCTTCAAGAAACCCTCCTTCAAGCTCAGCGGCTTCTCCTTCAAGAAGACCAAGAAGGAGTCTGAGGAGGGAGCAACAGCTGAAGAAGAAGCCGGAGGGGAGGTGGTGTCAGAGGACGCACCAGCCGAGGAGGCCAAACCAGCTGAGGCTGGCGAGGAAGGAGCCAAGGAGGCTGCAGC
It contains:
- the marcksb gene encoding myristoylated alanine-rich protein kinase C substrate b yields the protein MGAQISKTAGKEEAAVEKPAEGAAVAAKTNGQENGHAKTNGDASPAAEEANKADVQANGSTPTEEAPKEEGEKVEGAEANGEKEPATNGEASAKPEEGTPSTSDDGKQKKKRFSFKKPSFKLSGFSFKKTKKESEEGATAEEEAGGEVVSEDAPAEEAKPAEAGEEGAKEAAAEEPKAEEEEEEEKEEVKAEEEAAAAAAPEGGEEKPAEASPTEPETAASPEAATAE